The Candidatus Dadabacteria bacterium genome includes a window with the following:
- a CDS encoding class I SAM-dependent methyltransferase produces the protein MMEEHIEDYNYEPFADTKEYRKVNGDMTRSWIQIMVERGVESLDRFLDIATGAGTMAQLFFEMLPANLKESAVFCLDQSAGALKLTKRRLEKEIDKLTLINSSIQELDLPPKSLDVAIWGNGIHYLDEEEQLKSLKAIKKALKPGGWFFFNTSFYEGARPEETIPFYRTQVRNAVQFLRKQGVKRVEIEGKAEAAKFHPRSYYEELVGKVGFDLVDAQEFAADLTKEAWEYISSFQQYAAGALHGYPDEAVSDAMKNAVEPAILLHGEVNEDGDHFVTRKWLSISARRA, from the coding sequence ATGATGGAAGAGCATATAGAAGATTACAATTACGAGCCTTTTGCCGATACCAAGGAGTACAGGAAGGTAAACGGCGATATGACCAGAAGCTGGATTCAGATAATGGTTGAAAGAGGGGTGGAGAGTCTCGACAGGTTCCTTGACATCGCTACAGGCGCGGGCACCATGGCACAGCTTTTTTTCGAAATGCTTCCCGCAAATCTGAAAGAGTCGGCGGTGTTCTGCCTTGATCAGTCGGCAGGTGCTCTTAAACTTACCAAGCGCAGGCTTGAGAAAGAGATTGACAAGCTGACTCTTATCAATTCCTCAATACAGGAACTTGATCTGCCTCCGAAAAGTCTTGATGTGGCCATATGGGGCAACGGCATACATTATCTCGACGAAGAGGAACAACTTAAGAGCCTCAAAGCGATCAAGAAAGCGCTTAAGCCCGGGGGCTGGTTTTTTTTCAATACCTCTTTTTACGAAGGGGCAAGACCCGAGGAAACCATACCTTTCTACAGAACCCAGGTGAGAAACGCCGTCCAGTTCCTGAGAAAACAAGGAGTGAAAAGAGTAGAGATCGAGGGGAAAGCCGAAGCCGCGAAGTTTCACCCCCGCTCCTACTATGAAGAACTCGTGGGCAAGGTGGGATTTGACCTTGTTGACGCTCAGGAATTCGCCGCCGATCTTACGAAAGAAGCATGGGAGTACATAAGTTCTTTCCAGCAATATGCCGCCGGCGCCCTTCACGGCTATCCGGATGAGGCCGTTTCCGATGCTATGAAAAACGCCGTTGAGCCGGCAATTCTTCTCCACGGGGAAGTGAATGAGGACGGGGACCACTTTGTTACCAGGAAGTGGCTTTCCATAAGCGCACGACGGGCGTGA
- a CDS encoding DUF971 domain-containing protein gives MGTKPKEINEFTEKALQIVWDNGEESIFFYDELREICPCATCRRLRKKSRTGKLPFKKRIPLGKSSMMPERIEYVGNYAIRFIGENWCETGFYTFDFLRKNSVSGE, from the coding sequence GTGGGTACAAAACCTAAGGAAATAAACGAATTTACCGAAAAAGCTCTTCAGATCGTCTGGGACAACGGTGAAGAAAGCATATTCTTTTACGACGAGCTCAGAGAGATCTGTCCCTGCGCCACCTGCAGGAGGCTCAGGAAAAAGAGCAGAACCGGAAAACTTCCGTTTAAAAAACGGATACCCCTCGGAAAAAGCAGCATGATGCCGGAGAGGATAGAGTACGTAGGGAATTACGCCATAAGGTTCATAGGCGAGAACTGGTGTGAAACCGGATTCTATACCTTCGATTTTTTAAGGAAAAACAGCGTTTCGGGCGAATAA
- a CDS encoding FAD-dependent thymidylate synthase, which produces MSTEIKIDDEDIAREMERYVSNLDRDIYTISNIPEEVVAVIFAYVSRSPKSFRENIDTVIREQEMGRDRAEKFHEKWVLNYGHASVAEHATVHIGVERVSRLFSSLLECANEFLSFTEYSQRYQRPRKGDNYIPQELDSRPALKKEFEELCDFQYEVYSRLNTELFDFLKKKFPVPEDKEERAHFRALEKIAFEDARYALNLSTLTNLGMTANARAMEQTISALLSSRYLEARNRAEEIKSEVRFSVPTLVKYANENPYMVRTREALEEFSRSLGDAGKSAPGNGSSVTLFDYTGRGKENPQAEALREIARGLLFEFSGLSVGDIERHLSESTPELRKIFLMAVQELGKHDNPVGIFKSINYNAEFVLSEAAWHQLLRHRKVSWTIKEPSVGEGVTVPPHVTESGTEELLLEAVGRSERFYGELVDAGFRDVASYVVTNAHNRRVCGSFDLWELYHLTNLRMSEGAQWDIKNVIEQLAQETDKVHPVFVRSALKRVS; this is translated from the coding sequence TTGTCCACCGAGATAAAAATAGATGATGAAGACATCGCCCGGGAGATGGAACGTTACGTTTCGAATCTCGACAGGGATATCTACACCATAAGCAACATTCCCGAGGAAGTCGTTGCCGTCATCTTCGCCTACGTAAGCAGAAGCCCCAAAAGTTTCAGGGAAAACATAGACACCGTGATAAGGGAGCAGGAGATGGGGAGGGACAGGGCGGAGAAGTTCCACGAGAAGTGGGTTCTTAACTACGGTCACGCTTCTGTTGCCGAGCACGCGACCGTGCACATAGGCGTTGAGAGGGTTTCAAGACTTTTCTCTTCCCTGCTTGAATGCGCAAACGAATTCCTCTCGTTTACCGAATACTCGCAGAGATACCAGAGACCCCGCAAAGGCGATAACTATATCCCCCAAGAGCTTGACTCGCGCCCAGCCCTTAAAAAAGAGTTCGAGGAGCTTTGCGATTTTCAGTACGAGGTTTACTCGAGACTCAACACCGAGCTCTTTGATTTTCTGAAAAAAAAGTTTCCCGTTCCCGAAGACAAGGAGGAAAGAGCCCATTTCAGGGCGCTTGAGAAAATAGCGTTTGAGGACGCAAGGTACGCCCTTAATCTCTCAACGCTTACGAATCTCGGCATGACGGCAAACGCAAGAGCCATGGAGCAGACCATCTCCGCTCTTCTTTCAAGCCGCTACCTTGAGGCAAGAAATAGGGCCGAAGAGATAAAAAGCGAGGTCAGGTTCTCGGTTCCGACGCTTGTTAAGTACGCCAATGAGAACCCCTACATGGTCAGAACGCGAGAGGCACTCGAGGAGTTCTCGCGTAGTCTCGGCGACGCTGGAAAAAGCGCACCCGGTAACGGATCCTCGGTTACTCTTTTTGACTACACGGGGCGGGGAAAGGAAAATCCCCAGGCCGAGGCTTTAAGGGAGATCGCAAGAGGGCTTCTTTTCGAATTCTCGGGGCTTTCAGTCGGAGATATAGAAAGGCACCTTTCCGAAAGCACCCCGGAGCTCAGGAAGATTTTTCTGATGGCCGTCCAGGAACTCGGAAAGCACGACAACCCAGTGGGCATATTCAAATCTATTAACTACAACGCTGAGTTCGTCCTGAGCGAGGCAGCGTGGCATCAGCTGCTCAGGCACAGGAAAGTCAGCTGGACCATAAAGGAGCCTTCCGTGGGGGAAGGCGTGACGGTTCCACCGCATGTTACGGAATCGGGGACGGAGGAGCTTCTGCTCGAAGCCGTCGGGCGAAGCGAGCGGTTCTACGGGGAACTCGTTGACGCCGGTTTTCGCGACGTGGCAAGCTACGTTGTCACAAACGCCCACAACAGGAGAGTCTGCGGCAGCTTCGACCTCTGGGAGCTGTACCACCTGACGAACCTGCGGATGTCGGAGGGGGCGCAATGGGACATAAAGAACGTCATTGAGCAGCTTGCCCAGGAAACTGACAAAGTGCACCCGGTCTTTGTTCGTTCCGCTTTGAAAAGGGTTAGCTAA
- a CDS encoding pentapeptide repeat-containing protein produces the protein MADSEHVSKVQEGTAAWNRWRVEEPDVIPDLGWANLNGINLDGAVFAKSALKLAFCKGCSLVGVDFSEANMRGVNLEGCDLRGAVFRGANLEGAHMLGADLTGADFAGANLKLANFDGAILRDANLTGVRKLRASQLFHLKDLGNLKVSDEILEKVKTQSPHLFE, from the coding sequence GTGGCTGATTCTGAGCACGTCTCGAAGGTACAAGAGGGTACGGCCGCGTGGAACCGGTGGCGGGTGGAGGAGCCCGATGTTATCCCGGATCTTGGCTGGGCGAATCTTAACGGGATTAACCTTGACGGTGCCGTGTTTGCGAAGTCAGCTCTCAAGCTTGCTTTCTGCAAGGGGTGCAGCTTGGTAGGCGTGGATTTTTCCGAGGCGAACATGCGCGGAGTGAACCTTGAGGGTTGCGATCTTCGGGGCGCGGTATTCAGGGGCGCCAACCTTGAAGGGGCCCACATGCTGGGCGCTGACCTTACGGGTGCCGATTTCGCCGGAGCTAACCTCAAGCTTGCGAATTTCGACGGGGCGATTCTCAGGGATGCCAATCTTACCGGCGTGAGGAAATTGCGTGCATCCCAGTTGTTTCATCTCAAGGACCTTGGGAATCTCAAGGTTTCAGACGAAATCCTTGAAAAGGTGAAAACTCAGTCTCCGCATCTGTTTGAGTGA
- the xseA gene encoding exodeoxyribonuclease VII large subunit produces the protein MDRKIYSVSELNSSIKDAIELEFGGETVWVAGEISGFKGHYASGHWYFSLKDKQSQISAVCFRGSNQQIKFVPENGMDVICAARVGVYEKDGKYQLYVSAMEPKGVGADALALEKLKQKLFEEGLFDDSKKRPLPFLSRRIGVVTSPSGAAVRDFLKVVYRRFPNVEVVISPASVQGDSAPAEITRALDRLYGMDDLDLIVVTRGGGSKEDLRAFNDEGIARKIASSPFPVISAVGHEVDMTIADLVSDVRAATPSVAAEFAVREKGEILENLAQLRLRLSRSLTNRVDMFSMQLDRLAAGFRHHMTSRIENLERRIENYSGKLTSLNPFSVLERGYAIVSKEESGEIVQDSRTLELKEKLVLRLSKGRAFCSVEGTENEPQV, from the coding sequence ATGGACAGGAAAATCTACAGCGTATCGGAACTCAATTCCTCGATAAAGGATGCGATTGAACTTGAGTTCGGCGGGGAGACGGTATGGGTCGCAGGGGAGATTTCCGGTTTCAAGGGGCATTACGCAAGTGGCCACTGGTATTTCTCCCTGAAGGACAAGCAGAGCCAGATCTCCGCAGTCTGCTTCAGAGGTAGTAACCAGCAGATAAAGTTTGTACCGGAGAACGGGATGGACGTCATCTGCGCCGCGCGCGTTGGAGTTTATGAGAAAGACGGCAAGTACCAGTTGTACGTAAGCGCGATGGAGCCGAAGGGAGTGGGTGCCGACGCGCTCGCGCTTGAAAAACTCAAGCAGAAGCTTTTCGAAGAAGGACTTTTTGACGACTCGAAAAAACGCCCCCTTCCTTTTCTCTCCCGCAGAATAGGGGTAGTTACCTCTCCTTCGGGAGCTGCCGTGAGGGACTTTCTCAAAGTCGTATACAGGAGGTTTCCTAATGTTGAGGTTGTTATTTCCCCCGCAAGCGTTCAGGGAGATAGCGCCCCGGCCGAGATAACAAGAGCTCTTGATAGGCTCTACGGCATGGATGACCTCGATCTTATAGTTGTAACTAGGGGAGGGGGATCGAAAGAGGATCTCAGGGCCTTTAACGACGAGGGGATTGCGAGAAAAATTGCTTCTTCCCCCTTTCCAGTGATCTCTGCCGTGGGTCACGAGGTGGACATGACTATAGCTGACCTGGTATCCGATGTGAGAGCAGCTACCCCTTCAGTAGCCGCGGAATTTGCCGTAAGGGAAAAAGGAGAAATCCTCGAAAACCTGGCACAACTTCGCCTTAGGTTAAGCCGTTCCCTCACGAACCGTGTCGATATGTTCTCCATGCAGCTTGACAGGCTCGCAGCTGGTTTCAGGCATCATATGACCTCGCGGATCGAGAACCTTGAACGACGCATCGAAAATTACTCCGGGAAACTTACCTCCCTGAACCCTTTCAGCGTTCTTGAGAGGGGGTACGCCATAGTCTCAAAAGAAGAAAGCGGAGAGATAGTGCAGGATTCCCGGACGCTTGAACTCAAGGAAAAACTGGTTTTAAGGCTGAGCAAGGGCAGGGCGTTTTGCAGCGTTGAGGGAACGGAGAACGAACCGCAGGTCTGA
- a CDS encoding AMP-binding protein → MNERNFRNFLVRRTKENGSRLLFQKKDGWSWKQITWPDLVTEVESIACFLLNSGFSTGSRIVVLSPNTLACLFFELAVFALGGICLPARNMKEAREILVNSSGNCFFLCASAAEARELVETSALGEKIEKVFLSANEKIPVEGKTVSYSNVVKFGFLGRKKLKDEISAIGSSVKEDSPAVIFDAGAAAAESKTFSHGDILDLLRLSEQELGEISVEDQTFSYLPGYGSFSKFANLLNLQTSARGAIAEGTEDFFLDVPEIMPVMLLLPGAEIENVVNSLQGENGSGGNLRSDLGGRIRLLLTDALPPERTRDLLLAQNISVVKLNSLSVVP, encoded by the coding sequence ATGAACGAAAGGAACTTCCGCAATTTTCTCGTACGAAGGACAAAGGAAAACGGCTCAAGATTGCTGTTTCAGAAAAAAGACGGATGGAGCTGGAAACAGATCACCTGGCCCGATCTTGTCACCGAGGTTGAAAGCATAGCCTGCTTTCTTCTGAATTCGGGCTTCTCAACGGGGAGCAGAATCGTTGTTCTCTCGCCCAATACACTGGCGTGTCTTTTTTTCGAACTGGCGGTATTCGCGCTGGGAGGAATCTGTCTTCCCGCGAGGAACATGAAGGAAGCAAGGGAAATCCTTGTGAACTCATCCGGAAACTGCTTTTTTCTTTGCGCAAGCGCGGCTGAGGCGCGAGAACTCGTCGAGACCTCGGCGCTCGGAGAAAAAATAGAAAAGGTTTTTCTAAGCGCAAACGAAAAGATTCCCGTGGAGGGAAAGACAGTCAGCTACTCGAACGTTGTAAAATTCGGCTTTCTCGGCAGGAAAAAGCTCAAGGACGAAATAAGCGCGATTGGAAGCTCGGTAAAAGAAGACTCCCCAGCCGTAATATTTGACGCGGGGGCAGCGGCGGCCGAGAGTAAAACCTTTTCCCATGGAGACATACTCGATCTCCTGCGCCTCTCAGAACAGGAATTGGGAGAAATCTCAGTCGAAGATCAGACATTCTCCTACCTTCCCGGCTACGGTTCTTTTTCCAAATTCGCCAACTTGCTTAACCTGCAGACCTCAGCCAGGGGAGCCATTGCGGAAGGCACCGAAGACTTTTTCCTCGATGTTCCCGAGATAATGCCGGTTATGCTTCTTCTTCCGGGTGCCGAGATCGAAAATGTCGTTAACAGTCTCCAGGGCGAAAACGGTTCGGGAGGAAATCTCAGAAGCGATCTCGGAGGAAGAATAAGGCTTCTGCTTACAGATGCCCTGCCGCCAGAGAGAACAAGGGACCTGCTGCTTGCGCAGAACATATCCGTCGTCAAGCTTAACAGTCTTTCGGTCGTTCCCTGA
- a CDS encoding CCA tRNA nucleotidyltransferase yields the protein MKRELDFEKKNFAGALEIVKTLGERGYEAFFVGGCVRDALLGVECDEIDIATSATPEQVQQAFSKTVAVGKSFGVVLVIKGDMKFEVATFRKESSYGDGRHPEHVDYTKSAQEDVRRRDFTINGMLYDPVSGELYDYVGGIGDLERRLVRTIGDPEERFGEDRLRMIRAVRFASCLDFELDGEALSAIRDKAAAISVVSGERIREELVKILTRRNPGNGLRLLSSSGLLEHFLPEVECMHGVRQPPQFHPEGDVFEHTCLIMDMLYGNTDGLYSEELAVAALLHDVGKPPTYSESDRIRFNGHDRVGARMSEGICRRLRFSKKQIKRISELILEHLKFKDVFNMRESTLKRFLSLPYFEEHMQMHLADCMASHGQTDAYDFIREKMEEYGREEIKPPPLLSGQDLIGLGYSPGPVFSEILGKVEELQLENRLVSKEEALDFVLKNYPK from the coding sequence ATGAAAAGGGAACTTGATTTCGAGAAGAAAAATTTCGCGGGGGCGCTTGAAATCGTAAAGACTCTCGGGGAGAGAGGATACGAGGCTTTCTTCGTGGGCGGCTGCGTGCGCGACGCCCTGCTCGGCGTTGAGTGCGACGAGATTGATATAGCGACAAGCGCGACTCCGGAGCAGGTGCAGCAGGCGTTTTCAAAGACCGTGGCGGTGGGGAAGAGCTTCGGCGTGGTGCTGGTGATAAAAGGAGACATGAAGTTCGAGGTTGCCACCTTCAGGAAGGAATCGAGTTACGGTGACGGAAGGCACCCGGAACACGTCGATTACACGAAAAGTGCGCAAGAAGACGTCCGCAGAAGGGATTTTACGATAAACGGGATGCTCTACGATCCAGTTTCTGGGGAGCTCTACGATTACGTGGGTGGTATCGGGGACCTTGAGCGGAGGCTTGTCAGGACCATAGGAGATCCCGAGGAAAGGTTCGGTGAGGACAGGCTTAGAATGATTAGAGCGGTGCGGTTCGCTTCATGTCTTGATTTTGAGCTTGACGGAGAAGCCCTTTCCGCTATACGCGACAAGGCCGCCGCGATATCCGTTGTGAGCGGGGAGAGAATACGTGAAGAACTCGTCAAGATACTCACCCGCCGGAATCCGGGGAACGGACTCAGGCTTCTTAGCTCCAGCGGTCTTCTTGAACATTTTCTCCCGGAAGTCGAATGTATGCACGGAGTTCGCCAGCCCCCTCAGTTCCATCCCGAGGGAGACGTGTTTGAGCATACCTGCCTTATAATGGACATGCTCTACGGCAACACCGACGGTCTCTACTCGGAGGAGCTTGCCGTCGCCGCGCTTCTCCATGACGTTGGCAAGCCGCCTACTTACAGCGAGTCTGACAGGATAAGGTTCAACGGACACGACAGGGTAGGGGCCAGGATGTCTGAAGGCATCTGCAGGAGGCTAAGATTCTCCAAAAAGCAGATAAAGAGAATTTCCGAGCTTATCCTTGAGCATCTTAAGTTCAAGGATGTTTTCAACATGAGAGAAAGCACTCTTAAAAGGTTTCTTTCCCTTCCGTATTTTGAGGAGCACATGCAGATGCATCTTGCTGACTGCATGGCAAGTCACGGACAAACCGACGCTTACGATTTCATCAGGGAAAAGATGGAAGAGTATGGAAGGGAGGAAATAAAACCCCCGCCGCTTCTCAGCGGACAGGATCTTATAGGTCTCGGATATTCTCCCGGTCCCGTTTTTTCGGAAATACTGGGAAAGGTGGAAGAACTCCAGCTTGAAAACAGGCTTGTCTCGAAAGAGGAAGCTCTAGA